In Zingiber officinale cultivar Zhangliang chromosome 8B, Zo_v1.1, whole genome shotgun sequence, a single genomic region encodes these proteins:
- the LOC122013765 gene encoding terpene synthase 10-like, which translates to MEFEEGSDGGSDGGESLVRMRSLMDDDLEELKGGLLSLYEASYIEKEGEAVLKEAMDFATEQLKEFMEEGSVPEAGDLRDQDAYKSELKELSRWWSGLGLSEKLPFSRNRLTEGYLWTVVIDDIYDVYGTLDELQLFTDVVDRWDLTAKDKLPEYMKLCFFALFNMVHEEGYWVMKEKGLDIVPGLKKEWGNYAKHTLRKQNGSTMDKLPSSKSTWRMVLYGADFDTGGFSVVAFSKSDPLRRGKVAEGIDFDRHYGRLVIMFGVPFQYTQSS; encoded by the exons AtggagttcgaggaagggtcggATGGGGGATCTGATGGAGGAGAGAGCCTTGTGAGGATGAGAAGCCTCATGGACGACGACCTGGAGGAACTCAAAGG AGGGCTTCTGAGTCTGTACGAAGCTTCCTACATCGAGAAGGAAGGAGAGGCTGTGCTAAAGGAAGCCATGGATTTCGCGACTGAGCAGCTGAAAGAATTCATGGAGGAAGGATCTGTTCCTGAGGCTGGCGATCTCAGAGATCAG GATGCGTACAAGAGTGAACTCAAAGAGCTCTCCAG ATGGTGGTCCGGGCTCGGGCTTTCAGAGAAGCTGCCATTTTCTAGGAACAGATTAACTGAGGGCTATCTGTGGACAGTTG TGATTGATGATATTTACGATGTTTATGGAACCTTGGATGAACTCCAGCTCTTTACTGATGTCGTTGACAG ATGGGACTTAACTGCCAAGGACAAGCTTCCAGAGTACATGAAACTATGTTTCTTTGCACTCTTCAACATGGTGCACGAAGAAGGCTACTGGGTGATGAAGGAGAAAGGCTTGGACATTGTGCCTGGCTTAAAGAAAgaa TGGGGAAATTATGCAAAGCATACTTTGAGGAAGCAAAATGGTTCCACCATGGACAAACTCCCAAGCTCCAAGAGTACTTGGAGAATG GTTCTTTATGGTGCTGATTTTGACACTGGGGGGTTTTCAGTTGTGGCTTTCTCAAAGAGTGATCCTCTGCGAAG GGGTAAAGTTGCTGAAGGTATAGATTTTGATCGACACTATGGAAGACTTGTTATCATGTTTGGGGTTCCTTTCCAATATACACAGAGTAGTTGA
- the LOC122016801 gene encoding transcription factor MYB8-like yields MGRSPCCDKASVKKGHWSPEEDKQLKEYIEKHGHGGNWITLPRRAGLNRCGKSCRLRWLNYLKPNIKHGCFSGDEEWIIANLYASIGSRWSVIASHLPGRTDNDIKNYWNTKLKKKFSGSIIFAQPRRARRKPANCTGFPPSLVDDASPVLLPFPITDQHLLSSGAPPPQLLHPLPSQYGDCDLMDLVGASSINSDDQNPSGCTTVDHLESYFYGGGDAAAALLQFDMEEYGGLMPDVDGCTGAAVWSSVEATYLQ; encoded by the exons ATGGGGAGGAGTCCTTGCTGTGACAAAGCAAGCGTGAAGAAAGGGCATTGGTCGCCGGAGGAAGACAAGCAGCTCAAAGAGTACATAGAGAAGCATGGCCATGGTGGCAACTGGATCACTCTCCCTCGTAGAGCTG GGCTTAATAGGTGCGGGAAGAGTTGCAGGCTGAGATGGCTTAACTACTTGAAGCCCAACATCAAGCACGGTTGCTTCTCCGGCGACGAGGAATGGATCATCGCCAACCTCTACGCGAGCATCGGGAGCAGGTGGTCAGTGATCGCCAGTCATCTCCCAGGGAGGACGGACAACGACATCAAGAACTACTGGAACACCAAGCTGAAGAAGAAGTTCTCCGGCTCGATCATCTTCGCGCAGCCGAGGAGAGCGAGAAGAAAGCCGGCGAATTGTACCGGCTTTCCTCCCTCGTTGGTCGACGACGCTTCCCCCGTTCTCTTACCCTTCCCGATCACTGATCAGCACCTGCTGAGCTCCGGCGCGCCACCACCCCAGCTCCTCCACCCGCTCCCATCCCAATACGGTGACTGCGACCTCATGGACTTGGTCGGCGCCAGCAGCATCAACTCGGACGATCAAAACCCCAGCGGCTGCACTACTGTTGATCACCTGGAGAGCTATTTCTACGGCGGCGGCGACGCTGCCGCGGCGCTGTTGCAGTTCGACATGGAGGAGTACGGTGGCCTGATGCCTGACGTCGACGGGTGCACCGGTGCTGCAGTTTGGAGCTCGGTGGAGGCTACGTACTTGCAGTGA
- the LOC122016712 gene encoding probable glutathione S-transferase GSTF1 yields MATVKVFIPAFSTASMRVILCLEEVGAEYERVDIDLYAGDHKSPAHLARNPFGLVPAFQDGDLVLFESRAIGRYVLRKFKSSDVDLLHGSSLEESAMVDVWLEVEAQQYDKAIFPIFYQALIIPRIFGGTTDEKVVEENLVKLGKVLDVYEARLSQTKYLAGDFFSFADLSHYPITHFAIKFPQVAPLFEARPHVKAWWESLESRPAVKKVAAKLPQ; encoded by the exons ATGGCTACGGTAAAGGTATTCATTCCGGCGTTCTCAACAGCGTCGATGCGCGTGATTCTGTGCCTTGAGGAGGTCGGGGCCGAATACGAGCGCGTCGACATCGACTTGTACGCCGGCGACCACAAGTCCCCTGCTCACCTCGCCAGAAAC CCATTTGGTCTAGTGCCGGCTTTCCAAGACGGGGATCTCGTTCTTTTTG AATCGAGAGCGATCGGACGGTACGTGCTGCGCAAGTTCAAATCCTCCGACGTTGACCTGCTACACGGGAGTAGCTTGGAGGAGTCAGCCATGGTAGACGTGTGGTTGGAAGTGGAGGCTCAGCAGTACGACAAGGCCATCTTCCCCATCTTCTACCAGGCGTTGATTATCCCCCGCATCTTCGGTGGTACGACGGACGAGAAGGTGGTGGAGGAAAACTTGGTGAAGCTGGGGAAGGTGCTCGACGTTTACGAAGCCCGTCTGTCCCAGACCAAGTACCTCGCCGGAGACTTCTTCAGCTTCGCCGATCTCAGCCACTATCCCATCACCCACTTCGCTATCAAATTCCCCCAAGTGGCCCCTCTGTTCGAGGCGCGCCCCCATGTGAAGGCCTGGTGGGAGAGCTTGGAGTCGCGTCCGGCCGTCAAGAAAGTGGCCGCCAAACTCCCTCAGTGA